A genomic region of Raphanus sativus cultivar WK10039 chromosome 6, ASM80110v3, whole genome shotgun sequence contains the following coding sequences:
- the LOC108812578 gene encoding tetraspanin-18, whose amino-acid sequence MRHNCCHISFASTLKILNFVQAFFGVSIIIYSIWMLDQFHRHVPVDPPTLNNPAGLMASVVLGSSGGGDHGFSLRSLDLPAPWFIYSFMAVGVLVCIVTFIGFIAAEAINTCCLCFYSILKTLLILLEAALVAFIAIDRHWEKDLPYDPTGELNSLRAFIEDNIDICKWVGAAVVVVQLLSLLLAMVLRAMVSPKRPELDDEEDYENPRSRAWDPLLGSQANQASAGPSKSDNWSSRIREKYGLNQTQAVVNPKG is encoded by the exons ATGAGGCATAATTGCTGCCATATTTCGTTCGCCTCAACTCTCAAGATCCTCAATTTCGTTCAAGCTTTCTTCGGTGTTTCCATCATCATCTACTCCATATGGATGCTCGATCAATTCCACCGTCACGTCCCCGTCGATCCTCCCACTTTGAACAATCCTGCTGGTCTCATGGCGAGCGTCGTTCTAGGGTctagtggtggtggtgatcATGGGTTTAGCCTCCGTTCCTTGGACCTTCCTGCTCCATG GTTCATCTACTCTTTTATGGCGGTTGGTGTATTGGTCTGCATTGTTACCTTCATTGGTTTCATTGCTGCTGAAGCTATCAATACCTGTTGCTTGTGTTTC TACTCTATTCTCAAAACTCTGCTCATTCTACTTGAAGCTGCCCTTGTTGCATTCATCGCCATTGATCGTCACTGGGAAAAG GATCTTCCGTATGATCCAACTGGAGAGCTCAATAGTCTTCGGGCTTTCATTGAGGACAACATTGATATATGCAAATGGGTCGGGGCTGCTGTAGTAGTCGTCCAG CTACTGTCACTGCTACTAGCCATGGTTCTCAGAGCTATGGTTTCACCTAAGAGACCCGAGCTTGACGACGAGGAAGACTATGAGAACCCGAGGAGTAGAGCTTGGGATCCACTTCTTGGTTCTCAAGCAAACCAAGCCTCTGCTGGGCCTAGCAAGAGTGATAACTGGAGCTCTCGCATCAGAGAAAAG TATGGACTCAACCAGACTCAGGCGGTAGTGAACCCTAAAGGCTGA